A window of the Citrus sinensis cultivar Valencia sweet orange chromosome 9, DVS_A1.0, whole genome shotgun sequence genome harbors these coding sequences:
- the LOC102614407 gene encoding anaphase-promoting complex subunit 8-like: MEEDEVVDSDFYLLAKSYFDCREYRRAAHVLRDQTGKKSVFLRCYALYLAGEKRKEEEMIELEGPLGKSDAVNRELISLERELSTLRKNGTMDPFILYLYGLVLKDKGSENLARTVLVESVNSYPWNWNSWLELQSLCTTIDILNSINLINHWMKDFFLASTYQELRMHNEALTKYEYLQGTFGFSNYLQAQIAKAQYSLREFEQVEVVFEELLRNDPYRVEDMDMYSNVLYAKECFSALSYLAHRVFTTDKYRPESCCIIGNYYSLKGQHEKSVVYFRRALKLNKNYLSAWTLMGHEHVEMKNTPAAIDAYRRAVDINPHDYRAWYGLGQAYEMMHMPFYALHYFRKSVFLQPNDSRLWIAMAQCYETEQLHMLEEAIKCYRRAANCNDSEAIALNQLAKLHHALGRDEEAAFYYKKDLERMEAEEREGPNMVEALIFLATHCRAHNRFEDAEVYCTRLLDYTGPEKETAKSMLRGMRMAQSSFPAMDVEHFPP, encoded by the exons GCTGGAGAGAAGCGgaaggaagaagaaatgaTAGAACTTGAGGGTCCATTAGGCAAGAGTGATGCTGTGAACCGTGAATTAATTTCTCTGGAGAGGGAGTTATCTACTCTTCGGAAGAATGGGACAATGGATCCCTTCATTTTGTACTTATATGGTCTTGTGCTTAAAGATAAAGGAAGTGAGAATCTTGCTCGTACAGTTCTAGTGGAGTCTGTGAATAGCTACCCTTGGAATTGGAATTCCTGGTTGGAACTTCAGTCCTTGTGCACCACAATTGACATCTTGAACAGCATTAATCTCATTAACCATTGGATGAAGGACTTCTTTCTTGCCAGTACTTATCAAGAACTCAGGATGCACAATGAAGCATTGACAAAATATGAATACCTACAAGGCACTTTCGGCTTCAGCAATTACCTACAGGCTCAAATTGCTAAAGCCCAGTACAGTTTGAGGGAGTTTGAACAAGTAGAAGTGGTATTTGAAGAGCTGCTAAGAAATGACCCTTACCGAGTGGAAGACATGGATATGTATTCCAATGTGCTCTACGCAAAAGAGTGTTTCTCTGCTTTAAGTTATCTTGCCCACAGAGTATTTACAACTGATAAATACAGACCCGAATCTTGTTGCATTATAGGGAATTACTACAGTTTAAAGGGACAGCACGAGAAGTCAGTTGTGTATTTTAGGAGGGCactcaaattaaacaaaaattatttgtccGCTTGGACGCTAATGGGCCATGAGCACGTTGAGATGAAAAACACTCCAGCAGCCATTGATGCCTATAGACGGGCTGTAGATATAAATCCACATGACTATCGAGCCTGGTATGGGTTAGGACAAGCTTATGAGATGATGCACATGCCTTTCTACGCTCTACATTATTTTCGAAAATCTGTATTCTTGCAGCCAAATGATTCTCGGTTATGGATCGCTATGGCTCAGTGTTATGAAACTGAACAGCTTCACATGCTTGAGGAGGCAATAAAATGTTACAGAAGGGCAGCAAATTGTAATGACAGCGAAGCAATTGCCCTGAACCAACTAGCAAAGCTGCATCATGCACTTGGACGTGACGAAGAGGCAGCGTTCTACTACAAGAAGGATTTGGAGAGGATGGAAGCTGAAGAGAGGGAAGGTCCAAATATGGTTGAAGCTTTGATATTTCTTGCTACTCACTGCAGAGCCCATAACAGATTTGAAGATGCAGAGGTGTATTGTACTCGTCTCTTGGATTATACTGGGCCG GAAAAAGAGACTGCTAAGAGTATGCTTCGAGGAATGAGAATGGCGCAGTCTAGTTTTCCTGCCATGGATGTTGAACACTTTCCTCCCTGA